One window from the genome of Streptomyces cadmiisoli encodes:
- a CDS encoding FG-GAP repeat domain-containing protein has translation MGRHALRRRGMAAAVSSFAVAVAAVSVAVLPEGDASAGQAPAADITEITLPDPAGTRPRADRPLVAGPSGYLHRQSGIAGLLWTDSSDGGTVTVRTDDGVYTPAGVCENLGSTTCPTAWYGADADLVALPGAGSVALWDPATRTASEFTSDQPYRGLAGRTMITEQALHDKADGAWRSRPITPAGTRITSGMITSADAHGAMFRVGTDLYYLDLETAVATEVFTGVGSRPVTVQSDDRIGWYDSASGNLHLKSRTDPGGAGELLDLPSPGAQLDGAPVLTDDRLLLPLHTGTGTSALTAVSLADGGSTTLLAQAGAYLVRASGDTALVTGGTGATDWWVQRVAQGGDGSLALERQAQVPALENAKTGLALSRGSLRVAEDDPDGTMDTTTVRTLAAADGRLTASEPKTGDKIDPVCAYAGADCSTLWGNLGTGPRDVFLTTFYDGDEGGTGSARADRLVGMNDGSSDSTLEFRTEGGTIVDVSDGYAVYNSGDTAPAQYVGEFGRGQKLKRSVRAAALNGSTLWSASTTGKLTSYSLAENRTLATVTVPGLGCVPSELQAAGRWVYWACGDGSAGVYDTVAATSRAVTGGDVLLGDGFTVRHDHGAGTLELTDAKTGTTRVLTTDVAGSGLAVDRRFKWTVDEYSGMVAWTDRYERIHVARTGVTPSPVTAFASEATGSVSTGMPFQGSWLLSRPVTSWSVTFTSVQSGATGKATRTITGAGASARVTADWSGTTAAGGHFPNGHFTWTLKATGTDTATAVTVATGKGFLTRGAAVRHDFGGPDGPDGRGDLLTLNSSGGLTYQFGTGTGKFGDKATGTGWATSIKAVPFGDLSGDRCNDVLVRLSSGALRLYKPGCGKAVTPKTSYTTLASSGWTSSDVLTSPGDVSGDGRPDLITRTTSTGAVYLHKGTSTGKLSSRVKLYADWRGYKKVIGAGDLNGDGIGDLLAQDKANTLYRYNGKGDGTFAARVKVFGDWGGSYNVVVGVGDITDDGRADLVSRDTSGNVYRNSGDGKGSFGGRVKIATGWSGYKSLS, from the coding sequence GTGGGCAGACACGCCCTGAGACGGCGCGGCATGGCCGCCGCCGTCTCCTCGTTCGCGGTCGCCGTCGCGGCCGTATCCGTCGCCGTCCTGCCGGAGGGCGACGCCTCGGCCGGTCAGGCCCCGGCGGCCGACATCACCGAGATCACCCTGCCCGACCCGGCCGGTACCCGTCCGCGCGCCGACCGGCCGCTGGTCGCCGGTCCGAGCGGCTACCTGCACCGGCAGAGCGGGATCGCGGGGCTGCTGTGGACGGACTCGTCCGACGGCGGCACGGTCACCGTACGGACCGACGACGGCGTCTACACGCCCGCCGGTGTCTGCGAGAACCTGGGCTCCACCACCTGTCCGACGGCCTGGTACGGCGCCGACGCGGACCTGGTCGCCCTGCCGGGCGCCGGCTCCGTCGCCCTGTGGGACCCGGCGACGCGCACGGCGTCGGAGTTCACCTCCGACCAGCCCTACCGGGGGCTCGCCGGACGGACCATGATCACAGAGCAGGCGCTGCACGACAAGGCGGACGGCGCCTGGCGGTCCCGTCCGATCACCCCGGCCGGCACCCGGATCACCTCGGGCATGATCACCTCCGCCGACGCGCACGGTGCGATGTTCCGGGTGGGGACCGACCTGTACTACCTGGACCTGGAGACGGCGGTCGCCACCGAGGTGTTCACCGGTGTCGGCTCCCGCCCGGTCACCGTCCAGAGTGACGACCGGATCGGCTGGTACGACTCCGCCTCCGGCAACCTGCACCTCAAGTCGCGCACCGACCCCGGCGGCGCCGGGGAACTGCTCGACCTGCCGTCACCCGGGGCCCAGCTGGACGGCGCCCCGGTGCTGACCGACGACCGGCTGCTGCTGCCGCTGCACACCGGCACCGGCACGAGCGCCCTGACCGCCGTGTCCCTCGCGGACGGCGGCTCGACGACCCTGCTCGCGCAGGCGGGCGCGTACCTGGTCCGGGCCTCCGGTGACACCGCCCTGGTCACGGGCGGCACCGGCGCCACGGACTGGTGGGTGCAGCGCGTGGCCCAAGGCGGCGACGGCTCGCTCGCCCTGGAGCGCCAAGCCCAGGTCCCGGCCCTGGAGAACGCCAAGACCGGTCTCGCCCTCAGCCGCGGCAGCCTGCGCGTGGCCGAGGACGACCCGGACGGCACGATGGACACCACCACGGTGCGCACGCTCGCCGCGGCCGACGGCCGGCTGACCGCCTCCGAGCCGAAGACCGGCGACAAGATCGACCCGGTGTGCGCTTACGCGGGCGCCGACTGCTCGACCCTGTGGGGCAACCTGGGCACCGGCCCGCGTGATGTCTTCCTCACCACGTTCTACGACGGTGACGAGGGCGGCACCGGTTCGGCCCGCGCCGACCGGCTGGTCGGGATGAACGACGGCTCCTCCGACAGCACCCTGGAGTTCCGCACCGAGGGCGGCACGATCGTCGACGTCTCGGACGGCTACGCGGTCTACAACTCCGGTGACACCGCCCCGGCGCAGTACGTCGGTGAGTTCGGGCGGGGACAGAAACTGAAGCGGTCCGTGCGCGCCGCCGCCCTGAACGGCTCCACGCTGTGGAGCGCCTCCACGACCGGCAAGCTCACCTCCTACAGCCTGGCCGAGAACCGCACCCTGGCCACGGTCACCGTGCCGGGCCTCGGCTGCGTGCCGAGCGAGCTCCAGGCGGCGGGCCGCTGGGTGTACTGGGCGTGCGGCGACGGTTCGGCCGGTGTGTACGACACCGTGGCGGCCACGTCCCGCGCGGTGACCGGCGGCGACGTACTGCTCGGCGACGGCTTCACCGTCCGGCACGACCACGGCGCCGGCACCCTGGAGCTGACCGACGCGAAGACCGGCACCACCCGGGTCCTGACCACCGACGTCGCCGGCAGCGGCCTCGCGGTGGACCGCCGCTTCAAGTGGACCGTGGACGAGTACAGCGGCATGGTCGCCTGGACCGACCGGTACGAGCGGATCCACGTCGCCCGGACCGGCGTCACGCCGTCGCCCGTGACGGCCTTCGCGTCCGAGGCAACGGGCTCCGTGTCCACAGGCATGCCTTTCCAGGGCTCATGGCTGCTGTCCCGCCCGGTCACGTCCTGGTCGGTGACGTTCACCTCCGTGCAGAGCGGCGCCACCGGCAAGGCGACCCGCACGATCACCGGAGCCGGCGCGTCGGCCCGGGTGACGGCGGACTGGTCCGGCACCACGGCCGCCGGTGGCCACTTCCCCAACGGTCACTTCACCTGGACCCTCAAGGCCACCGGCACCGACACCGCCACGGCCGTCACCGTGGCGACCGGCAAGGGCTTCCTGACCCGGGGCGCGGCCGTGCGCCACGACTTCGGCGGCCCCGACGGCCCCGACGGCCGGGGCGACCTGCTCACCCTGAACTCCTCCGGCGGTCTGACCTACCAGTTCGGCACCGGCACCGGGAAGTTCGGCGACAAGGCCACCGGCACCGGCTGGGCCACCAGCATCAAGGCGGTCCCGTTCGGCGACCTGAGCGGCGACCGCTGCAACGACGTCCTGGTCCGGCTCAGCAGCGGCGCCCTGCGCCTGTACAAGCCGGGCTGCGGCAAGGCGGTCACGCCCAAGACGTCGTACACCACCCTGGCGAGCAGCGGCTGGACGTCGTCCGACGTGCTCACCTCGCCCGGCGACGTGAGTGGTGACGGACGCCCGGACCTGATCACCCGCACCACCTCCACCGGCGCCGTGTACCTGCACAAGGGCACCAGCACCGGCAAGCTGTCGTCGCGCGTGAAGCTGTACGCCGACTGGAGGGGCTACAAGAAGGTCATCGGCGCCGGTGACCTGAACGGCGACGGCATCGGTGACCTGCTCGCCCAGGACAAGGCCAACACCCTCTACCGGTACAACGGCAAGGGCGACGGCACCTTCGCGGCCCGGGTGAAGGTCTTCGGCGACTGGGGCGGCTCGTACAACGTGGTGGTCGGCGTCGGCGACATCACCGACGACGGCAGGGCCGACCTGGTCTCCCGGGACACCAGCGGGAACGTGTACCGCAACAGCGGCGACGGCAAGGGCTCCTTCGGCGGCCGCGTGAAGATCGCGACGGGCTGGAGCGGCTACAAGTCGCTGTCCTGA